From a single Saccharomonospora amisosensis genomic region:
- a CDS encoding sigma-54-dependent Fis family transcriptional regulator: MMEAPLDEECAVELRPEIAQSWRRSELSGLKPSAPTDRLEVRDIDPRSRLLRAATPVLDDIARHLGDTSLCLVLADRDCRIVARRFGSRSVERALDDVSAIPGCRYTEDTSGTNSIATPFELRRGVAVHGSEHYLEGLKRFTCYGHPIVHPATKRLEGVLDITGLAEDTNPLLAPFLVHAVADIEQRLLEGSNQAQQHLLAAFQAAQHRCRAVLALGEDVALANSAAVDLIDPADHVLLRDVSRTRRGVRRLRLTSGTEVEVRMEAVSVNAGMLFEIAPVRPAYSRTTRRREHRGVLPADVEERLRNAAHSRRRVLICGEPGSGRTTALATLAGAHPLVAVSGENVLTTGQSRWYAELEKLARTHTGLVAIEGAHLLGPVLAAKVARLLDESRAWLALTTGPLSELSGEQAALAARVHRRVELPALRHRRADIPMLARTVLAAQVPQDPPRLTAGALELLAAQPWPGNLRELATVLAETARRRTRGDITARDLAPSCPVSAAAPALSGWEQAEHDAITAALAAARGNKVHAAKHLGISRSTLYNRMRALRITS; this comes from the coding sequence ATGATGGAGGCACCGCTCGACGAGGAGTGCGCCGTGGAGCTACGCCCGGAAATCGCGCAGTCATGGCGGCGGTCGGAGCTCAGCGGCCTCAAGCCGAGCGCTCCGACCGACCGGCTCGAGGTACGCGACATCGACCCCCGCAGCAGGTTGCTGCGTGCGGCCACCCCGGTGCTCGACGACATCGCCAGGCACCTCGGGGACACCAGCCTGTGCCTGGTGCTGGCCGACCGTGACTGCCGCATCGTGGCGAGGCGATTCGGCAGCCGCTCCGTGGAACGCGCACTGGACGACGTCAGCGCGATACCAGGCTGCCGGTACACCGAGGACACCAGCGGCACCAACTCAATCGCGACACCGTTCGAGCTGCGCCGAGGCGTCGCCGTCCACGGCAGCGAGCACTACCTCGAAGGTCTCAAGCGGTTCACCTGCTACGGCCACCCGATCGTGCACCCGGCGACGAAGCGGCTCGAAGGCGTCCTCGACATCACCGGCCTCGCCGAGGACACCAACCCGCTGCTCGCGCCATTCCTCGTGCACGCGGTCGCCGACATCGAACAGCGCCTGTTGGAGGGGTCCAACCAGGCACAGCAGCACCTGCTCGCCGCGTTCCAGGCGGCACAGCACCGCTGCCGCGCGGTGCTCGCGCTCGGCGAGGACGTCGCGCTGGCCAACAGCGCCGCCGTCGACCTCATCGATCCGGCCGATCACGTCCTGCTCAGGGACGTGAGCCGGACGAGGAGAGGGGTGCGGCGACTGCGGTTGACCTCCGGCACCGAAGTCGAGGTGCGGATGGAGGCGGTCTCCGTCAACGCGGGGATGCTGTTCGAGATCGCGCCGGTGCGACCCGCCTACTCGCGGACCACCCGCCGCCGTGAGCATCGCGGCGTGCTGCCCGCGGACGTCGAGGAACGGCTACGCAACGCGGCACACTCCCGCCGCCGAGTGCTGATCTGCGGCGAGCCGGGTTCCGGCCGCACCACCGCGCTGGCCACGCTGGCGGGGGCACACCCGCTGGTAGCGGTGTCGGGTGAGAACGTCCTCACCACAGGGCAGTCACGCTGGTACGCGGAGCTGGAGAAGCTGGCCCGCACCCACACCGGGCTGGTCGCGATCGAGGGCGCACACCTGCTCGGGCCCGTGCTGGCCGCCAAGGTCGCCCGCCTGCTCGACGAGTCGCGCGCCTGGCTGGCACTGACCACGGGCCCGCTGTCCGAGCTGAGCGGTGAGCAGGCCGCGCTCGCGGCGAGGGTGCATCGCAGGGTCGAACTGCCCGCGCTTCGGCACCGCCGGGCCGATATCCCGATGCTGGCCAGGACGGTGCTCGCTGCGCAGGTCCCACAAGACCCGCCTCGGCTAACCGCTGGCGCCCTCGAATTGCTGGCGGCCCAACCGTGGCCGGGAAACCTGCGGGAGTTGGCGACGGTGCTCGCCGAGACCGCCCGCCGCCGCACCCGCGGTGACATCACCGCACGTGACCTCGCCCCGAGCTGCCCCGTCAGCGCTGCCGCCCCAGCGCTCAGCGGCTGGGAACAGGCCGAGCACGACGCCATCACCGCCGCGCTGGCGGCCGCACGAGGCAACAAGGTGCACGCCGCCAAGCACCTCGGTATCAGCCGCTCGACGCTTTACAACCGGATGCGGGCGCTGCGGATCACCAGCTAG